A window of the Nocardia sp. NBC_01329 genome harbors these coding sequences:
- a CDS encoding GNAT family N-acetyltransferase, with protein MYADLRIRFTVDDGELSRLHAEAFGGDPVLIPWTTRLERHSRSWVGAFVGDRLVGFVHAVWDGGRHAFLLDTAVAPDLRRRRIATDMVEALVADLTRQGIEWLHVDYEPHLADFYRDICGFRDTGAGLLRLN; from the coding sequence ATGTACGCGGATCTCCGCATCCGTTTCACCGTTGACGATGGGGAGCTTTCCCGGCTGCACGCCGAGGCATTCGGTGGTGATCCGGTGCTGATCCCCTGGACGACCCGGCTGGAACGACACAGCCGATCATGGGTCGGCGCGTTCGTCGGTGATCGGCTCGTCGGCTTCGTGCACGCGGTCTGGGACGGTGGGCGGCACGCGTTCCTTCTCGACACCGCAGTCGCTCCCGACCTCCGGCGCCGGCGCATTGCCACCGATATGGTCGAGGCCCTCGTCGCCGACCTGACCCGGCAGGGAATCGAGTGGCTCCACGTCGACTACGAGCCGCACCTCGCCGACTTCTATCGTGATATCTGCGGGTTCCGGGACACCGGGGCCGGTCTGCTCCGGCTCAACTGA
- a CDS encoding MFS transporter, which yields MVAEKVRTGVGLRSERGAILWSLMLGTGLIALDSTIIATAVLTITESLGGFAQFPWLFSIYLLAQAVTVPVYGKIADTVGRKPVILFGIAVFALGSLLCGLAGSMFWLIVFRAVQGIGAGAIQPMTMTIAGDLYTLAERAKVQGYLAGVWAFSSVSGPLLGGVFAEYVGWRWIFLINLPLSAWAGWMLLRHFTETPSRERRRVDYTGAFLLTTGAGAIILGLLEGGQAWAWDAPASIAIFAGGAIVLVAFVLVERRAADPVLPLWLFTRRVVVASSAISALVGALLLGLTSYVPTFTQGVLGAGAVIGGLTVGALTLGWPVSASQSGRVYLRIGFRRTALIGGVTAALGATGTLFIGPGASIAQVAATCFVIGLGMGLVAGPTLIAAQTSATWGERGVVTSVNMFARSIGSAVGVAVFGALVNSRVGDTGTPSPAALAEGVHLVFVAVAVMAVAIVLASALMPGRAE from the coding sequence GTGGTGGCGGAGAAGGTGCGAACCGGGGTGGGGCTCCGCTCCGAACGCGGTGCGATCCTGTGGTCGCTCATGCTGGGCACCGGGCTGATCGCGCTGGATTCCACGATCATCGCGACCGCGGTTCTGACCATCACCGAGAGTCTGGGCGGGTTCGCCCAATTTCCCTGGTTGTTCTCCATCTATCTGCTCGCCCAGGCCGTGACCGTGCCGGTGTACGGCAAGATCGCCGATACGGTGGGTCGTAAACCGGTCATCCTGTTCGGTATCGCGGTCTTCGCTCTCGGCTCGTTGCTGTGCGGACTCGCGGGCAGCATGTTCTGGCTGATCGTCTTCCGTGCCGTGCAGGGTATCGGCGCGGGCGCGATCCAGCCGATGACCATGACCATTGCCGGTGATCTGTACACCCTGGCCGAGCGCGCGAAGGTCCAGGGCTACCTCGCCGGTGTCTGGGCCTTTTCCTCGGTGTCGGGACCCCTGCTGGGGGGAGTGTTCGCCGAATACGTCGGCTGGCGCTGGATCTTCCTGATCAATCTGCCGCTGTCCGCGTGGGCGGGCTGGATGTTGCTGCGCCACTTCACCGAAACTCCGTCGCGCGAGCGGCGGCGCGTGGACTACACGGGTGCGTTCCTGCTGACCACCGGCGCGGGCGCGATCATCCTCGGACTGCTCGAGGGCGGGCAGGCCTGGGCGTGGGACGCGCCGGCGAGTATCGCGATCTTCGCCGGCGGTGCGATCGTGCTGGTGGCGTTCGTCCTCGTGGAACGCCGGGCGGCGGATCCGGTGCTGCCGCTGTGGTTGTTCACCCGGCGTGTGGTGGTCGCCAGTTCGGCGATCTCCGCGCTGGTGGGCGCGCTGCTGCTCGGTCTCACCTCCTACGTACCGACCTTCACGCAGGGCGTCCTGGGTGCGGGGGCGGTGATCGGCGGTCTGACCGTCGGGGCGCTGACTCTCGGCTGGCCGGTCTCGGCCTCCCAGTCCGGCCGGGTGTATCTGCGGATCGGCTTCCGGCGTACCGCCCTCATCGGCGGCGTCACGGCCGCACTCGGCGCGACCGGCACACTGTTCATCGGCCCCGGGGCGAGTATCGCGCAGGTCGCGGCCACCTGTTTCGTCATCGGACTCGGAATGGGTCTGGTGGCCGGCCCGACCCTGATCGCCGCGCAGACCAGCGCCACCTGGGGTGAACGCGGCGTGGTGACCTCGGTGAACATGTTCGCGCGGTCCATCGGCAGCGCGGTCGGCGTGGCCGTATTCGGTGCCCTGGTGAATTCCAGGGTGGGAGATACCGGCACCCCCTCGCCCGCAGCGCTCGCCGAGGGGGTGCATCTGGTGTTCGTGGCGGTAGCCGTCATGGCGGTGGCCATCGTGCTGGCCTCCGCGCTGATGCCCGGACGCGCGGAATGA
- a CDS encoding ABA4-like family protein, whose product MTQHLFDITFVSAAPFWALMIFAPRWHRTRAITASPLICLPPLLVYAVLVLPDFGGFFSTLANPELPALQQLLGGSAGAAVAWAHFIAFDLFLGRWIYFDSRERRIHPALISVLLAFTIVFAPLGMLAYLAIRFLREPRRSPRPALLTKA is encoded by the coding sequence ATGACCCAGCACCTCTTCGATATAACGTTCGTCTCCGCCGCACCGTTCTGGGCGCTGATGATCTTCGCGCCACGCTGGCATCGAACTCGCGCCATCACCGCATCGCCGCTCATCTGCCTCCCACCACTGTTGGTGTACGCGGTCCTGGTATTGCCGGACTTCGGCGGCTTCTTCTCCACCCTGGCGAATCCGGAACTCCCCGCACTACAACAACTACTGGGCGGCAGCGCGGGCGCCGCCGTGGCCTGGGCCCACTTCATCGCGTTCGATCTGTTTCTCGGCCGCTGGATCTACTTCGACAGCCGGGAACGCCGGATCCATCCGGCGCTGATCAGTGTCCTGCTGGCGTTCACGATCGTCTTCGCGCCCCTCGGCATGCTCGCCTACCTGGCCATACGATTCCTCCGCGAACCCCGCCGGAGCCCGCGACCGGCACTGCTGACGAAAGCATGA
- a CDS encoding MerR family transcriptional regulator, giving the protein MRIAALSRAGGVSPASIKYYVREGLLPPGTRTHQNQVEYNDDHVNRLRLIRALLDIGGLSVEAARSLLAVLDTGTLTARESLGMVLYALGERRSSVGESEKETAAADVEALLARRGWRIDERSPARSTLVDACAALRLLGHEDLVAAMDDYADISESIAAIDIGLILAEPALDRITETAIVGNLLGDTLLSALRRLAQEHLSSGLLPEDGPTGAGQVS; this is encoded by the coding sequence ATGCGGATCGCCGCTCTCAGCCGGGCCGGCGGGGTTTCCCCCGCGTCGATCAAGTACTACGTACGAGAGGGCCTCCTACCGCCCGGCACTCGCACGCATCAGAACCAGGTGGAATACAACGACGACCACGTGAACCGGTTGCGCCTGATCCGCGCGCTACTGGATATCGGTGGCCTGTCGGTCGAAGCCGCCCGGTCACTGCTCGCCGTCCTGGATACCGGGACACTCACCGCACGAGAATCTCTCGGCATGGTGCTGTACGCACTGGGTGAACGCCGTTCGTCGGTGGGAGAAAGTGAGAAGGAAACCGCCGCAGCGGATGTGGAGGCGTTGCTGGCCCGTCGTGGTTGGCGGATCGATGAGCGCAGCCCGGCACGGAGTACGCTGGTCGACGCTTGTGCGGCGCTGCGGCTACTCGGGCATGAGGATCTGGTCGCCGCGATGGACGACTACGCCGATATCTCCGAGTCGATCGCGGCAATCGATATCGGCCTGATTCTGGCCGAACCCGCTCTCGACCGGATAACCGAGACCGCGATCGTGGGAAACCTGCTCGGAGACACCCTGCTCTCGGCCCTTCGGCGCCTCGCACAAGAACACCTGTCCAGCGGGTTACTACCCGAGGACGGTCCGACCGGCGCCGGTCAGGTGTCCTGA
- a CDS encoding hydroxysqualene dehydroxylase translates to MSDQLPKKSASIDRRTALRGAFAGAAILAAGSAVGGTATAAAPRRRTPGLRTGGKEVAVFGGGMAGLSAAHELVERGFRVTVYEPAFLGGKARSMPVPRTGAGGRADLPGEHGFRFFPGCYQNIPDTMRRIPFPGNPNGVLDNLIRVEGTVAGFRDKPPIFAPVEVGALDQLTPERLQNSIIGAFSFIPELPPHELAFFAKQMLMWFTSSPERRFGQWEYLTWEQIMRADGKSPAYRAYLVNALTRITVAAKPHLSSARTIGTIGEALVLAGTGLVPEFSGGVDRILNRPTNTAWIDPWVAYLRSRGVQFMMGRRASRLHYTNGRIESVTVTDTGGTATSVVADHYVCAMPVDKTVPLLDDEILSADPHLAGMRELLTDWMVGIQFYLRRTTDIPEGHIAALGSPWALTALRQAPMWVGDFPALYGDGSAAECLSVDISDWDTPGILHRRPAKQCSAQEIASEVWAQLKMWLNNGTGWLRDEDIHSWHLDPGVSWSGGSTHNETPLLVNTVGSYDHRPTAHCAVPNLFFGGDHVRSNIDLATMESANESGRSAANAIIDAADDPSPHAPVFPLVALPAFEPAKRLDADRFRAGLPHLLDV, encoded by the coding sequence ATGTCGGATCAGCTGCCGAAGAAGTCAGCCTCGATCGACCGGCGCACCGCCCTGCGCGGCGCTTTCGCCGGCGCCGCGATCCTCGCGGCCGGGTCGGCGGTAGGCGGTACCGCGACCGCGGCCGCGCCGCGCCGCCGAACCCCGGGCCTACGCACGGGAGGCAAGGAAGTCGCCGTCTTCGGCGGTGGTATGGCCGGTCTCTCCGCCGCCCACGAACTCGTCGAACGCGGTTTCCGGGTGACCGTCTACGAACCCGCTTTCCTCGGCGGGAAGGCCCGCAGTATGCCGGTCCCCCGCACGGGCGCAGGCGGCCGCGCCGATCTTCCCGGTGAGCACGGATTCCGTTTCTTCCCCGGCTGTTACCAGAACATTCCCGACACCATGCGCCGCATTCCCTTTCCCGGTAATCCCAACGGTGTGCTCGACAACCTGATCCGAGTCGAGGGGACGGTGGCGGGATTCCGCGACAAACCGCCGATCTTCGCCCCGGTGGAAGTGGGCGCGCTCGATCAGCTCACCCCGGAACGCCTGCAGAACAGCATTATCGGTGCGTTCAGTTTCATCCCGGAGCTGCCGCCGCACGAATTGGCCTTCTTCGCCAAACAGATGCTGATGTGGTTCACCTCCAGTCCCGAACGCCGCTTCGGGCAATGGGAATACCTGACCTGGGAACAGATCATGCGCGCGGACGGGAAATCCCCGGCCTACCGCGCGTATCTGGTCAACGCGCTGACCCGCATCACCGTCGCGGCGAAACCCCATCTCAGTTCGGCACGCACCATCGGCACCATCGGCGAGGCCCTCGTGCTCGCGGGTACCGGGCTCGTTCCCGAATTCTCCGGCGGGGTGGACCGGATCCTGAACCGCCCGACCAATACGGCCTGGATCGACCCGTGGGTAGCCTATCTCCGCTCGCGCGGTGTGCAGTTCATGATGGGCCGGCGCGCGAGCCGGCTGCATTACACCAACGGCCGAATCGAATCGGTGACCGTCACCGACACCGGCGGCACCGCGACATCGGTGGTCGCCGACCACTACGTCTGCGCCATGCCGGTCGACAAGACCGTGCCACTACTCGACGACGAGATACTCTCCGCCGATCCGCATCTGGCCGGAATGCGCGAACTGCTCACCGACTGGATGGTGGGTATCCAGTTCTATCTGCGCCGTACGACCGATATTCCGGAGGGTCATATCGCGGCGCTGGGATCACCGTGGGCGCTCACCGCATTGCGTCAGGCACCCATGTGGGTCGGTGACTTCCCCGCCCTGTACGGTGACGGTTCGGCCGCGGAATGTCTCTCGGTGGATATTTCCGATTGGGACACCCCGGGTATTCTGCATCGCCGCCCGGCCAAACAGTGCAGCGCCCAGGAAATCGCGAGCGAGGTCTGGGCGCAGTTGAAGATGTGGCTGAACAACGGCACCGGGTGGCTGCGCGACGAGGATATCCATTCCTGGCACCTCGATCCCGGGGTCAGCTGGTCCGGCGGCAGCACCCACAACGAGACCCCTTTGCTGGTCAACACCGTCGGTTCCTACGATCATCGGCCGACCGCGCACTGCGCCGTACCGAATCTCTTCTTCGGCGGTGATCATGTGCGCAGCAATATCGATCTCGCGACTATGGAGAGCGCCAACGAATCCGGTCGGTCGGCGGCCAATGCGATCATCGACGCCGCGGACGATCCCTCCCCCCACGCACCGGTGTTCCCGCTGGTCGCGCTGCCGGCCTTCGAACCCGCGAAACGGCTCGACGCGGATCGGTTCCGAGCCGGGCTCCCGCATCTCCTGGACGTGTAG
- a CDS encoding NAD(P)/FAD-dependent oxidoreductase: MADSPRVVEQADAVVVGARCAGSATAATLARAGRRVIALDSARFPSDTLSTHLLWPAGIAELSRLDALDAVAELGAPRLTKAYAAGSGYAIASEFPQVDGIDYTLCVRRSGLDHALIRTARAAGADIREKCRVTDLVWDGARCAGVRYTDSHGQPAEIRAALVIGADGRRSTVAKLTGALDPYESEPSGRDCYFAYWRDASTEWRDTAAQWRVGTDLGTAFPCDDGLLLSLVQPPAESGRLRPGDAERRYAAALDRIPPLRERLRDCEQVGRVRSATDIVSYFRRSSGPGWALPGDAGHFKDPVTAQGIRDALHYGRLLAEAVAPVLDDPVRLDRAGAAWERRRVRECREIYHWTNRLARGTEMSPLEVELYRAATGDRDLAAITTGIFSRTRRPAELYTPARMARLTVGALWHHRGDPRPVLADLAHEIGATAHEFHSSCTTLRGTPPPVPPSSTGTAIA, encoded by the coding sequence ATGGCTGACTCCCCCCGCGTGGTCGAGCAAGCCGATGCCGTCGTCGTGGGCGCCCGGTGCGCCGGTTCGGCCACCGCCGCCACCCTCGCCCGGGCGGGCCGCCGAGTCATCGCACTGGACAGTGCCCGCTTCCCCTCCGACACCCTCTCCACTCATCTGCTGTGGCCGGCCGGTATCGCCGAACTGTCCCGGCTCGACGCGCTGGATGCCGTGGCGGAACTGGGCGCACCCCGGCTCACCAAGGCCTACGCCGCCGGGTCCGGGTATGCGATCGCCAGTGAATTCCCGCAGGTCGACGGTATCGATTACACCCTGTGCGTGCGTCGGTCCGGACTGGATCACGCACTGATTCGTACCGCCCGCGCGGCCGGGGCCGATATCCGCGAGAAATGCCGGGTCACCGACCTCGTCTGGGACGGCGCGCGCTGCGCCGGTGTCCGCTACACCGACTCCCACGGCCAACCGGCCGAGATCCGCGCCGCGCTCGTGATCGGCGCGGACGGTCGCCGCAGCACCGTCGCGAAGCTCACCGGCGCCCTGGACCCGTACGAATCCGAACCCAGCGGCCGCGACTGCTACTTCGCCTACTGGCGCGACGCGTCCACTGAATGGCGCGATACCGCCGCCCAGTGGCGGGTGGGTACCGATCTGGGCACCGCGTTCCCCTGCGACGACGGTCTACTGTTGAGTCTGGTCCAGCCGCCCGCCGAATCCGGCAGGCTACGCCCCGGCGACGCCGAACGCCGCTACGCCGCCGCACTCGACCGGATCCCGCCGTTGCGGGAACGACTCCGCGACTGTGAGCAGGTGGGCCGGGTGCGGTCGGCCACCGATATCGTCTCCTACTTCCGCAGGTCCAGCGGGCCGGGCTGGGCGCTGCCCGGTGACGCCGGGCATTTCAAGGATCCGGTCACCGCCCAGGGCATCCGCGACGCCCTGCACTACGGCCGGCTGCTGGCCGAGGCCGTCGCTCCGGTGCTCGATGATCCGGTCCGGCTGGACCGCGCCGGCGCCGCGTGGGAACGCCGCCGGGTACGCGAATGCCGCGAGATCTACCACTGGACCAATCGGCTCGCCCGCGGTACCGAGATGAGCCCACTGGAAGTGGAGCTGTACCGGGCCGCGACCGGGGATCGAGACCTCGCAGCGATCACCACCGGCATTTTCTCCCGCACCCGGCGGCCGGCCGAGCTCTACACCCCCGCCCGCATGGCCCGGCTCACCGTCGGTGCGCTGTGGCACCACCGCGGCGACCCGAGGCCGGTGCTGGCCGATCTGGCACACGAGATCGGTGCCACCGCACACGAATTCCACAGCTCGTGCACCACATTGCGCGGCACTCCGCCCCCTGTCCCCCCATCCTCCACCGGTACCGCCATCGCTTGA
- a CDS encoding TetR/AcrR family transcriptional regulator, which produces MPSLTRTPRSARKPDEDRRAEFEQRVLRAVEDLLADGTPFTEIAVQKIAATAQMARSTFYRYFPDKSQLLIRTADLATADLFSAAERWWGAEHADREAGVQRAMSAMIAGFRRHRYLLLALSEVAAYDRDVGAYWRARVATFVDLVRIRLEADRAAGRVAPELEPAATALVLAAMVERSITTAFAVRTGISDAELAAALGRSIWLVVYGDAPAGGGPAAPV; this is translated from the coding sequence ATGCCGTCGCTGACCCGCACTCCCCGGTCCGCCCGGAAACCGGACGAGGATCGTCGGGCCGAATTCGAACAGCGGGTCCTACGTGCGGTCGAGGATCTGCTTGCCGATGGGACGCCGTTCACCGAGATCGCGGTACAGAAGATCGCCGCCACGGCGCAGATGGCCAGGTCCACCTTCTATCGGTATTTCCCGGACAAGAGCCAGTTGTTGATCCGGACGGCGGATCTGGCCACGGCCGACCTGTTCTCGGCCGCTGAGCGGTGGTGGGGCGCCGAGCACGCGGACCGGGAGGCCGGAGTGCAGCGGGCGATGAGCGCGATGATCGCCGGGTTCCGGCGGCACCGCTACCTGCTGCTGGCATTGAGTGAGGTCGCCGCCTACGACCGGGATGTGGGCGCCTACTGGCGGGCGCGGGTGGCCACTTTCGTCGATCTGGTGCGAATCCGCCTGGAAGCCGACCGGGCGGCCGGCCGGGTCGCGCCGGAGCTGGAGCCCGCGGCGACAGCGCTGGTCCTGGCGGCCATGGTGGAACGTTCCATCACGACCGCGTTCGCGGTGCGCACCGGGATCAGTGATGCGGAGCTCGCGGCGGCGCTGGGTCGTTCGATCTGGTTGGTCGTCTACGGTGACGCCCCGGCCGGCGGTGGTCCGGCCGCGCCGGTGTGA
- a CDS encoding TetR/AcrR family transcriptional regulator, which yields MRAAGQATRDRILAAAKAEFAEYGVAGARINRIAAAAQASKDRLYAYFPGKYELYAAVTEQWTRQTTAETALRADDLPGYIGRLFDHFLAHPENARLQAWADLEPADDRIEQVLRRAVDPKLAEIRRGQHAGVITADIAAPMLLRMLTELARTTAVHAGPGPAERIAAQRSAVVLAAHRLAGIPANPRNRAGANAHTGAAGPPPAGASP from the coding sequence ATGCGAGCGGCAGGCCAGGCAACCCGGGACCGGATCCTCGCGGCCGCCAAAGCGGAATTCGCCGAGTACGGCGTCGCGGGCGCCCGGATCAACCGAATCGCCGCGGCCGCACAGGCCAGCAAGGACCGGCTCTACGCCTATTTCCCCGGGAAATACGAGCTGTACGCGGCGGTCACCGAGCAATGGACCCGGCAAACCACGGCCGAAACCGCACTGCGCGCCGACGATCTACCCGGCTATATCGGCCGCCTCTTCGACCACTTCCTGGCACATCCGGAGAACGCCCGGCTACAGGCCTGGGCCGATCTCGAGCCCGCCGACGACCGGATCGAACAGGTCCTGCGCCGCGCCGTCGACCCCAAACTCGCCGAGATCCGCCGGGGCCAGCACGCGGGCGTGATCACCGCCGATATCGCGGCGCCCATGCTGTTGCGCATGCTCACCGAACTGGCCCGCACCACCGCGGTACACGCGGGCCCGGGTCCGGCCGAACGGATCGCGGCACAGCGGTCCGCCGTGGTGCTCGCCGCCCACCGCCTGGCCGGAATACCGGCGAATCCACGAAACCGTGCCGGTGCGAACGCTCACACCGGCGCGGCCGGACCACCGCCGGCCGGGGCGTCACCGTAG
- a CDS encoding DUF4334 domain-containing protein — MSADKPRWQQLREQAEGVSVTELDDLWARLRPARAEEILGQWRGDAFQTGHPLCRALPKSRWYGKTFHSLGDAQPLICRGEDGTLFSNVELGQGEATLWNIEFRGEVTATMVYDGRAVFDHFKWLDDTTLMGIMNGRPELVLADGQYFYFLLERA; from the coding sequence ATGAGCGCGGACAAACCACGGTGGCAACAGTTGCGGGAGCAGGCCGAGGGGGTGTCGGTGACCGAACTCGACGATCTGTGGGCACGGCTACGGCCCGCCCGCGCCGAGGAGATACTGGGCCAGTGGCGGGGTGATGCGTTCCAGACCGGTCATCCGCTGTGCCGGGCGCTGCCCAAGAGCCGCTGGTACGGCAAGACCTTCCATTCACTCGGTGACGCTCAACCGCTCATCTGCCGCGGGGAGGACGGCACCCTGTTCTCGAATGTCGAACTGGGCCAGGGTGAGGCGACCTTGTGGAACATCGAGTTCCGCGGCGAGGTGACCGCCACCATGGTCTATGACGGCCGCGCTGTGTTCGACCACTTCAAATGGCTCGACGACACCACCCTGATGGGCATCATGAACGGGCGCCCGGAGCTGGTGCTCGCCGACGGCCAATATTTCTACTTTCTGCTGGAACGGGCATAG
- a CDS encoding NAD(P)-dependent alcohol dehydrogenase, with translation MRTTAVLSRDPAAPFSVETVDLDEPRDDEILVRIVAAGICHTDLVNRTLGKPDRPVLLGHEGAGVVESVGAAVSSIAPGDHVVLTFRHCGACPNCAAGRPAYCRNSTALNHFGRRPDKSARVTVEGTAVRDGFFGQSSFAGYALATADNTIVVDPAADLAVAASFGCGFQTGAGAVMNALRPEPGAWLAIYGAGAVGSAALLAARTVSGVRTIVVETAAPRRALARDLGADEVLDPGGIDTIAAIGEITGGGATHALDTTGSAKVLADAFAALGTGATVVAIGLGSGVPQIDVRDLVLSGKTVRGCLEGDAEPATFIPYLLELYTRGLLPVDRLVTRFPHTEIEKAIAEQHAGSVIKPVLTW, from the coding sequence ATGCGGACGACGGCGGTCCTGTCCCGCGATCCGGCCGCGCCGTTCTCGGTGGAGACGGTGGACCTCGACGAGCCGCGCGACGACGAGATCCTGGTGCGTATCGTCGCGGCCGGGATCTGCCACACCGACCTGGTCAACCGGACCCTGGGCAAACCGGACCGACCGGTCCTGCTGGGGCACGAAGGCGCCGGGGTCGTCGAATCGGTCGGTGCGGCGGTGTCCTCGATCGCGCCCGGCGACCATGTGGTGCTTACTTTCCGGCACTGCGGTGCCTGCCCGAACTGCGCGGCCGGACGGCCGGCCTACTGCCGGAACTCGACCGCTCTCAACCATTTCGGCCGGCGGCCGGATAAGTCCGCGCGCGTCACGGTCGAAGGAACGGCGGTGCGGGACGGCTTCTTCGGGCAATCCAGTTTCGCCGGCTACGCGCTGGCCACCGCCGACAACACGATCGTCGTCGACCCGGCGGCCGATCTGGCCGTCGCCGCTTCGTTCGGCTGCGGGTTCCAGACCGGTGCCGGTGCGGTAATGAACGCGTTGCGGCCGGAACCCGGGGCCTGGCTGGCGATCTACGGCGCCGGTGCGGTGGGATCGGCGGCGTTGCTGGCGGCCCGCACCGTGTCCGGGGTTCGGACGATCGTGGTGGAAACGGCCGCTCCTCGCCGGGCACTGGCCCGGGATCTGGGCGCCGACGAGGTCCTCGATCCCGGCGGCATCGATACGATCGCCGCGATCGGCGAGATCACCGGCGGCGGTGCGACGCACGCACTGGACACCACCGGTTCGGCAAAGGTTCTCGCCGATGCCTTCGCGGCATTGGGCACCGGTGCCACGGTGGTCGCGATCGGGCTCGGTTCGGGTGTTCCGCAGATCGATGTGCGCGATCTGGTGCTGAGTGGCAAAACCGTGCGCGGTTGCCTCGAAGGTGATGCCGAACCGGCCACGTTCATCCCGTATCTGCTCGAGTTGTACACCCGCGGTCTGCTGCCGGTGGATCGGCTCGTGACGCGCTTTCCTCACACCGAGATCGAGAAGGCGATCGCCGAACAGCACGCCGGATCGGTGATCAAACCGGTGCTCACCTGGTAA
- a CDS encoding DUF305 domain-containing protein: MISRFVTGAALAIVTAAVATGCSDNSDTPPIADTATTSVAVGGAATAPVAGDHNQADIRFAEEMIPHHRQAVEMAALVPSRSSDPAVIDLAARIQQAQDPEIATMTGWLQSWGVATTEGGGHSGMGHGTMPGMMTDEQMGQLEAARGPDFDRMWLSMMIAHHEGAVRMAETELAEGIAPDARALAQQIIDSQQAEIQQMQAMLNG, translated from the coding sequence ATGATCAGTAGATTTGTCACCGGGGCCGCACTCGCGATCGTCACCGCCGCCGTAGCGACCGGCTGTAGCGATAACAGCGATACACCCCCGATTGCCGATACCGCGACCACTTCGGTGGCCGTCGGTGGTGCGGCGACCGCACCGGTGGCCGGTGACCACAACCAGGCCGATATCCGCTTCGCCGAGGAGATGATCCCGCATCATCGCCAAGCAGTGGAGATGGCCGCGCTCGTTCCGTCGCGTTCGAGCGACCCGGCGGTTATCGATCTGGCCGCGCGTATTCAGCAGGCGCAGGACCCGGAGATCGCCACCATGACCGGATGGCTGCAATCCTGGGGCGTCGCCACGACCGAGGGCGGCGGACACTCCGGAATGGGCCACGGCACCATGCCCGGCATGATGACCGACGAGCAGATGGGCCAGCTCGAGGCCGCCCGGGGTCCGGATTTCGACCGCATGTGGCTCAGCATGATGATCGCCCACCACGAAGGCGCGGTGCGGATGGCCGAGACCGAGCTTGCCGAGGGGATCGCCCCTGATGCTCGGGCGCTGGCGCAGCAGATCATCGATTCCCAGCAGGCCGAGATCCAGCAGATGCAGGCAATGCTGAACGGCTGA